One Cervus canadensis isolate Bull #8, Minnesota chromosome 12, ASM1932006v1, whole genome shotgun sequence DNA window includes the following coding sequences:
- the SCRIB gene encoding protein scribble homolog isoform X1 encodes MLKCIPLWRCNRHVESVDKRHCSLQAVPEEIYRYSRSLEELLLDANQLRELPKPFFRLLNLRKLGLSDNEIQRLPPEVANFMQLVELDVSRNDIPEIPESIKFCKALEIADFSGNPLSRLPEGFTQLRSLAHLALNDVSLQALPGDVGNLANLVTLELRENLLKSLPASLSFLVKLEQLDLGGNDLEVLPDTLGALPNLRELWLDRNQLSALPPELGNLRRLVCLDVSENRLEELPAELGGLVLLTDLLLSQNLLQRLPDGIGQLKQLSILKVDQNRLCEVTEAIGDCENLSELILTENLLTALPHSLGKLTKLTNLNVDRNHLEVLPPEIGGCVALSVLSLRDNRLAVLPPELAHTAELHVLDVAGNRLQSLPFALTHLNLKALWLAENQAQPMLRFQTEDDAQTGEKVLTCYLLPQQPLPSLEDPGLRSSPSESWGDAPLSRVSVIQFLEAPVGDDDPEEAAAEKRGLQRRATPHPSELKVMKRGVERRSEATSCRPDPVPPSPSEEEKRLSIESGLSADSHLSAGTASQGEPEGPLAEEEGLSQQEPMPATQEEVMEETYEELSQPTVRFAEDTLLLPREDGESEEGQPEAPWPLPGGRQRLIRKDTPHYKKHFKISKLPQPEAVVALLQGTPPDSEGPVGAGGWHNGPHMSWAPRAEEEEEGEAEEEEDGAAAAAEEEKAAASAPSVKGVSFDQANNLLIEPARIEEEELTLTIVRQTGGLGISIAGGKGSTPYKGDDEGIFISRVSEEGPAARAGVRVGDKLLEVNGVALQDAEHQQAVEALRGAGATVHMRLWRERMVEPENAVTVTALRPEDDYSPRERRGGSLRLPLLPPEPPRPPRQRHVACLVRSEKGLGFSIAGGKGSTPYRAGDGGIFISRIAEGGAAHRAGTLQVGDRVLSINGVDMTEARHDHAVSLLTAASPTIALLLEREAGGPRAPSPPPHSSPPPTAAPAAPGEPGPLRLSPGLLAAALEGPYPVEEICLPRAGGPLGLSIVGGSDHSSHPFGVQEPGVFISKVLPRGLAARSGLRVGDRILAVNGQDVREATHQEAVSALLRPCLELVLLVRRDPPPPGMRELCIQKAPGERLGISIRGGAKGHAGNPCDPTDEGIFISKVSPTGAAGRDGRLRVGLRLLEVNQQSLLGLTHGEAVQLLRSVGDTLTVLVCDGFDTSTATPEVSPGVIANPFAAGLGRRNSLESISSIDRELSPEGPGKVRAARSQQPLGWEPKAIGPDHCLLCSQEKELPGQIPLWGPEATGRSPESLKPACQAPAATPGAGSVQRVLPGSGEMAEVPCSPGHQQPPSPPSPAELPANVKQAYRTFAAVPGLHPPLDTPAQPPMPGPTASPEQLSFRERQKYFELEMRVPQAEGPPKRVSLVGADDLRKMQEEEARKLQQKKAQMLREAAADTVRPEADAPEDEEPEEEPPWAGQGPAAEGLGPASPPPQGGGAPVRTAKAERRHQERLRVQSPELPAPERALSPAERRALEAEKRALWRAARMKSLEQDALRAQMVLSKSQEGRSKRGPLERLAEAPSPAPTPSPTPLEDLGPQTGTSPGRLALSGRKFDYRVFAALPSSRPVYDMQSPDFTEELRSLEPPPSPGLPEEDGEVAMVLLGRPSPGSAGPEEVALCSSRRAVRPGRRGLGPVPS; translated from the exons ATGCTCAAGTGCATCCCGCTCTGGCGCTGCAACCGGCACGTGGAGTCGGTGGACAAGCGGCACTGCTCGCTGCAGGCCGTGCCCGAGGAGATCTACCGGTACAGCCGCAGCCTGGAGGAGCTGCTCCTCGACGCCAACCAGCTGCGCGAGCTGCCCAAG CCCTTCTTTAGGCTACTGAACCTGCGCAAGCTGGGCCTGAGCGACAATGAGATCCAGCGGTTGCCTCCGGAGGTGGCCAACTTCATGCAGCTGGTGGAGCTGGATGTGTCCCGGAATG ACATCCCTGAGATTCCTGAGAGCATCAAGTTCTGCAAAGCTCTGGAGATTGCTGACTTCAGTGGGAATCCCTTGTCCAG GCTCCCCGAAGGCTTCACTCAGCTACGCAGTCTGGCTCACCTGGCGCTAAATGACGTGTCCCTGCAGGCGCTGCCTGGGGACGTGGGCAA CCTTGCCAACCTGGTGACCCTGGAGCTCCGGGAGAATCTGCTCAAGTCCCTGCCTGC GTCCCTGTCTTTCCTGGTCAAGCTGGAACAGCTGGATTTGGGAGGCAACGATCTGGAAGTGCTG CCTGACACCCTGGGGGCCCTGCCCAACCTGAGGGAGCTGTGGCTGGACCGGAACCAGCTATCTGCCCTGCCCCCG GAGCTCGGGAATCTGCGGCGCCTGGTGTGCCTGGACGTGTCTGAGAACCGGCTGGAGGAGCTGCCTGCGGAGCTTGGGGGGCTGGTGCTGCTCACTGACCTGTTGCTCTCCCAGAATCTGCTGCAGCGGCTTCCGGACGGCATCG GTCAGCTGAAGCAGTTGTCCATCTTGAAGGTGGACCAGAATCGCCTGTGTGAGGTGACAGAAGCCATCGGGGACTGTGAGAACCTGTCGGAGCTGATCCTCACAGAGAACCTGCTGACG GCCCTGCCCCACTCCTTGGGGAAACTGACCAAGCTGACCAACCTCAACGTGGACCGGAACCACCTAGAGGTACTGCCACCCGAGATTGGGGGTTGCGTGGCACTCAGCGTCCTCTCTTTGAGGGACAACCGCCTGGCCGTCCTGCCACCAGAGCTTGCCCACACAGCTGAGCTACACGTGCTGGATGTGGCGGGCAACAG gctgcaGAGTCTGCCATTCGCACTCACGCACCTCAACCTGAAGGCCTTGTGGCTAGCAGAGAACCAGGCGCAGCCCATGCTTCGGTTCCAGACCGAGGATGACGCCCAGACAGGCGAGAAGGTGCTCACCTGCTACCTGCTGCCTCAGCAGCCGCTGCCCAGCCTTG AGGACCCTGGGCTGCGGAGCAGCCCTTCGGAAAGCTGGGGTGACGCCCCGCTCAGCCGTGTCAGCGTCATCCAGTTCCTGGAGGCCCCCGTGGGTGACGACGACCCGGAGGAAGCCGCTGCTGAGAAACGG GGTCTGCAGCGTCGGGCTACGCCACACCCCAGCGAGCTCAAGGTGATGAAGAGGGGTGTGGAGCGCCGGAGCGAAGCCACCTCCTGCAGGCCTGACCCTGTGCCACCCTCACCCTCCGAGGAG GAGAAGAGGCTGAGCATTGAGTCTGGCCTGAGTGCAGACTCGCACCTGTCTGCCGGCACAGCCTCCCAGGGCGAGCCTGAGGGCCCGCTGGctgaggaggaggggctgagccAGCAGGAACCCATGCCAGCCACCCAGGAGGAGGTCATGGAGGAGACCTACGAGGAG CTCTCACAGCCCACCGTGCGCTTCGCGGAGGACACGCTGCTCCTGCCCAGGGAGGATGGCGAGAGTGAGGAGGGCCAGCCAGAGGCGCCCTGGCCCCTGCCAGGGGGCAGACAGAGGCTCATCCGCAAAGACACGCCCCACTACAAGAAGCACTTCAAGATCTCCAAGCTGCCCCAGCCTGAGGCCGTGGtggccctcctgcaggggacacCGCCAGACAGTGAGGGCccggtgggggctgggggctggcacAACGGCCCGCACATGTCCTGGGCTCCGagagcagaggaagaggaggaaggcgaggctgaggaggaagaggacggggcggcggcagcggcggagGAGGAGAAGGCGGCTGCCTCCGCACCCTCTGTCAAG GGGGTGTCGTTTGACCAGGCCAATAACCTGCTGATAGAGCCCGCTCGCATTGAGGAGGAAGAG CTGACGCTCACCATTGTGCGGCAGACTGGGGGCCTGGGCATCAGCATTGCGGGTGGCAAGGGCTCCACACCCTATAAGGGGGATGACGAG GGCATTTTCATTTCCCGGGTGTCTGAGGAGGGCCCTGCAGCTCGGGCTGGGGTCCGAGTAGGTGACAAGCTCCTTGAG GTGAACGGCGTGGCCCTGCAGGACGCGGAGCACCAGCAGGCTGTGGAGGCGCTGCGTGGGGCGGGCGCCACCGTGCACATGCGGCTGTGGCGGGAGCGCATGGTGGAGCCTGAGAACGCGGTGACCGTCACGGCCCTGCGGCCCGAGGACGACTACAGCCCGCGGGAGCGGCGAGGGGGCAGCCTGCGCCTGCCCCTGCTCCCACCCGAGCCCCCCAGGCCCCCCCGCCAGCGCCACGTGGCCTGCCTTGTGCGCAGCGAGAAGGGGCTGGGCTTCAGCATCGCAGGCGGGAAAGGCTCCACGCCCTACCGGGCCGGCGACGGG GGCATCTTCATCTCCCGCATCGCTGAGGGGGGCGCCGCCCACCGGGCAGGCACCCTGCAGGTCGGCGACCGCGTCCTTTCT ATCAACGGGGTGGACATGACCGAGGCCAGGCACGACCATGCCGTCTCCCTGCTGACCGCCGCCTCGCCCACCATCGCCCTGTTGCTGGAGCGGGAGGCTGGGGGGCCCCGAGCCCCGAGCCCTCCGccccactcctccccaccccccactgctgCCCCTGCTGCCCCAGGGGAGCCCGGGCCTCTGAGGCTGTCCCCTGGTTTGCTGGCCGCTGCCCTGGAGGGGCCGTACCCAGTGGAG GAGATCTGTCTGCCCAGAGCAGGGGGCCCCTTGGGGCTCAGCATCGTTGGGGGCTCCGACCACTCCAGCCACCCATTCGGTGTCCAGGAGCCTGGCGTGTTCATTTCTAAG GTGCTCCCGCGGGGCCTGGCTGCACGCAGCGGCCTGCGGGTCGGGGACCGCATCCTGGCAGTGAATGGGCAGGATGTGCGGGAGGCCACGCACCAGGAAGCGGTCAGCGCCCTGCTCCGGCCCTGCCTGGAGCTGGTACTGCTCGTGCGGAGGGACCCGCCGCCCCCGGGCATGCGGGAACTCTGCATCCAGAAGGCCCCCGGGGAGAGGCTGGGCATCAGCATCCGTGGGGGCGCCAAGGGCCACGCCGGAAACCCCTGCGACCCCACCGATGAGGGCATTTTCATCTCCAAG GTGAGCCCCACGGGAGCAGCTGGGCGAGACGGCCGTCTGCGGGTGGGGCTGCGGCTGCTGGAGGTGAACCAGCAGAGCCTGCTGGGCCTGACACACGGCGAGGCCGTGCAACTGCTGCGCAGCGTGGGCGACACCCTGACCGTGCTGGTCTGCGACGGTTTTGACACCAGCACTGCCACCCCCGAG GTGTCCCCAGGCGTCATCGCCAACCCCTTCGCGGCTGGCCTTGGCCGCCGGAACAGCCTGGAAAGCATCTCCTCCATCGACCGGGAGCTGAGCCCTGAGGGCCCCGGCAAGGTCAGAGCCGCCCGCAGCCAGCAGCCCCTGGGCTGGGAGCCTAAGGCCATTGGCCCCGACCACTGTCTCCTCTGCTCACAGGAGAAGGAGCTGCCCGGACAGATCCCACTGTGGGGCCCGGAGGCCACG GGTCGGAGCCCAGAGAGCCTGAAGCCGGCCTGCCAAGCCCCGGCTGCCACCCCTGGCGCTGGCAGCGTGCAGAGG GTGCTGCCTGGAAGTGGAGAGATGGCTGAGGTCCCCTGCTCCCCTGGCCACCAGCAG CCCCCGTCCCCGCCCTCCCCTGCCGAGCTGCCGGCCAACGTGAAGCAAGCCTATAGGACGTTCGCGGCTGTGCCCGGCCTACACCCGCCTCTGGACACCCCTGCCCAG CCCCCCATGCCCGGGCCCACGGCCTCGCCGGAGCAGCTGTCCTTCCGCGAGCGGCAGAAATACTTCGAGCTGGAGATGCGGGTGCCCCAGGCCGAGGGCCCCCCTAAGCGCGTGTCGCTGGTGGGCGCCGACGACCTGCGGAagatgcaggaggaggagg CCCGCAAGCTACAGCAGAAGAAGGCACAGATGCTGCGCGAGGCAGCGGCCGACACGGTGCGCCCAGAAGCTGATGCTCCTGAGGACGAGGAGCCTGAGGAGGAGCCACCCTGGGCCGGCCAGGGCCCCGCGGCTGAAGG GCTCGGCCCCGCGTCTCCCCCACCGCAGGGAGGCGGTGCCCCAGTGCGGACGGCCAAGGCCGAGCGGCGCCACCAGGAGCGGCTTCGCGTGCAGAGCCCCGAGCTGCCGGCCCCAGAGCGGGCCCTGTCCCCAGCTGAGCGCCGCGCCCTGGAGGCGGAGAAGCGGGCGCTGTGGAGGGCGGCCAG GATGAAGTCCCTGGAGCAGGACGCCCTCCGCGCACAGATGGTCCTCAGCAAGTCCCAGGAGGGCCGAAGCAAGCGGGGGCCCCTGGAGCGCCTGGCCGAGGCCCCCTCGCCCGCACCCACCCCGTCACCCACGCCCTTGGAAG ACCTCGGCCCCCAGACCGGCACCTCCCCAGGACGATTG GCCTTGTCTGGGAGGAAGTTTGACTACAGGGTGTTTGCCGCCCTCCCCTCTTCCAGACCTGTCTATGACATGCAG TCCCCAGATTTCACTGAGGAGCTGAGGTCCTTGGAACCACCTCCAAGCCCAG GTCTGCCAGAGGAGGATGGAGAGGTGGCCATGGTGCTTCTGGGCAGGCCCTCTCCAGGCTCCGCGGGTCCCGAGGAGGTGGCCTTGTGCAGCAGCCGCCGGGCCGTGCGGCCAGGGCGCCGGGGCCTGGGCCCAGTACCCTCCTAG
- the SCRIB gene encoding protein scribble homolog isoform X8 — protein sequence MLKCIPLWRCNRHVESVDKRHCSLQAVPEEIYRYSRSLEELLLDANQLRELPKPFFRLLNLRKLGLSDNEIQRLPPEVANFMQLVELDVSRNDIPEIPESIKFCKALEIADFSGNPLSRLPEGFTQLRSLAHLALNDVSLQALPGDVGNLANLVTLELRENLLKSLPASLSFLVKLEQLDLGGNDLEVLPDTLGALPNLRELWLDRNQLSALPPELGNLRRLVCLDVSENRLEELPAELGGLVLLTDLLLSQNLLQRLPDGIGQLKQLSILKVDQNRLCEVTEAIGDCENLSELILTENLLTALPHSLGKLTKLTNLNVDRNHLEVLPPEIGGCVALSVLSLRDNRLAVLPPELAHTAELHVLDVAGNRLQSLPFALTHLNLKALWLAENQAQPMLRFQTEDDAQTGEKVLTCYLLPQQPLPSLEDPGLRSSPSESWGDAPLSRVSVIQFLEAPVGDDDPEEAAAEKRGLQRRATPHPSELKVMKRGVERRSEATSCRPDPVPPSPSEEEKRLSIESGLSADSHLSAGTASQGEPEGPLAEEEGLSQQEPMPATQEEVMEETYEEPTVRFAEDTLLLPREDGESEEGQPEAPWPLPGGRQRLIRKDTPHYKKHFKISKLPQPEAVVALLQGTPPDSEGPVGAGGWHNGPHMSWAPRAEEEEEGEAEEEEDGAAAAAEEEKAAASAPSVKGVSFDQANNLLIEPARIEEEELTLTIVRQTGGLGISIAGGKGSTPYKGDDEGIFISRVSEEGPAARAGVRVGDKLLEVNGVALQDAEHQQAVEALRGAGATVHMRLWRERMVEPENAVTVTALRPEDDYSPRERRGGSLRLPLLPPEPPRPPRQRHVACLVRSEKGLGFSIAGGKGSTPYRAGDGGIFISRIAEGGAAHRAGTLQVGDRVLSINGVDMTEARHDHAVSLLTAASPTIALLLEREAGGPRAPSPPPHSSPPPTAAPAAPGEPGPLRLSPGLLAAALEGPYPVEEICLPRAGGPLGLSIVGGSDHSSHPFGVQEPGVFISKVLPRGLAARSGLRVGDRILAVNGQDVREATHQEAVSALLRPCLELVLLVRRDPPPPGMRELCIQKAPGERLGISIRGGAKGHAGNPCDPTDEGIFISKVSPTGAAGRDGRLRVGLRLLEVNQQSLLGLTHGEAVQLLRSVGDTLTVLVCDGFDTSTATPEVSPGVIANPFAAGLGRRNSLESISSIDRELSPEGPGKEKELPGQIPLWGPEATGRSPESLKPACQAPAATPGAGSVQRVLPGSGEMAEVPCSPGHQQPPSPPSPAELPANVKQAYRTFAAVPGLHPPLDTPAQPPMPGPTASPEQLSFRERQKYFELEMRVPQAEGPPKRVSLVGADDLRKMQEEEARKLQQKKAQMLREAAADTVRPEADAPEDEEPEEEPPWAGQGPAAEGLGPASPPPQGGGAPVRTAKAERRHQERLRVQSPELPAPERALSPAERRALEAEKRALWRAARMKSLEQDALRAQMVLSKSQEGRSKRGPLERLAEAPSPAPTPSPTPLEDLGPQTGTSPGRLALSGRKFDYRVFAALPSSRPVYDMQSPDFTEELRSLEPPPSPGLPEEDGEVAMVLLGRPSPGSAGPEEVALCSSRRAVRPGRRGLGPVPS from the exons ATGCTCAAGTGCATCCCGCTCTGGCGCTGCAACCGGCACGTGGAGTCGGTGGACAAGCGGCACTGCTCGCTGCAGGCCGTGCCCGAGGAGATCTACCGGTACAGCCGCAGCCTGGAGGAGCTGCTCCTCGACGCCAACCAGCTGCGCGAGCTGCCCAAG CCCTTCTTTAGGCTACTGAACCTGCGCAAGCTGGGCCTGAGCGACAATGAGATCCAGCGGTTGCCTCCGGAGGTGGCCAACTTCATGCAGCTGGTGGAGCTGGATGTGTCCCGGAATG ACATCCCTGAGATTCCTGAGAGCATCAAGTTCTGCAAAGCTCTGGAGATTGCTGACTTCAGTGGGAATCCCTTGTCCAG GCTCCCCGAAGGCTTCACTCAGCTACGCAGTCTGGCTCACCTGGCGCTAAATGACGTGTCCCTGCAGGCGCTGCCTGGGGACGTGGGCAA CCTTGCCAACCTGGTGACCCTGGAGCTCCGGGAGAATCTGCTCAAGTCCCTGCCTGC GTCCCTGTCTTTCCTGGTCAAGCTGGAACAGCTGGATTTGGGAGGCAACGATCTGGAAGTGCTG CCTGACACCCTGGGGGCCCTGCCCAACCTGAGGGAGCTGTGGCTGGACCGGAACCAGCTATCTGCCCTGCCCCCG GAGCTCGGGAATCTGCGGCGCCTGGTGTGCCTGGACGTGTCTGAGAACCGGCTGGAGGAGCTGCCTGCGGAGCTTGGGGGGCTGGTGCTGCTCACTGACCTGTTGCTCTCCCAGAATCTGCTGCAGCGGCTTCCGGACGGCATCG GTCAGCTGAAGCAGTTGTCCATCTTGAAGGTGGACCAGAATCGCCTGTGTGAGGTGACAGAAGCCATCGGGGACTGTGAGAACCTGTCGGAGCTGATCCTCACAGAGAACCTGCTGACG GCCCTGCCCCACTCCTTGGGGAAACTGACCAAGCTGACCAACCTCAACGTGGACCGGAACCACCTAGAGGTACTGCCACCCGAGATTGGGGGTTGCGTGGCACTCAGCGTCCTCTCTTTGAGGGACAACCGCCTGGCCGTCCTGCCACCAGAGCTTGCCCACACAGCTGAGCTACACGTGCTGGATGTGGCGGGCAACAG gctgcaGAGTCTGCCATTCGCACTCACGCACCTCAACCTGAAGGCCTTGTGGCTAGCAGAGAACCAGGCGCAGCCCATGCTTCGGTTCCAGACCGAGGATGACGCCCAGACAGGCGAGAAGGTGCTCACCTGCTACCTGCTGCCTCAGCAGCCGCTGCCCAGCCTTG AGGACCCTGGGCTGCGGAGCAGCCCTTCGGAAAGCTGGGGTGACGCCCCGCTCAGCCGTGTCAGCGTCATCCAGTTCCTGGAGGCCCCCGTGGGTGACGACGACCCGGAGGAAGCCGCTGCTGAGAAACGG GGTCTGCAGCGTCGGGCTACGCCACACCCCAGCGAGCTCAAGGTGATGAAGAGGGGTGTGGAGCGCCGGAGCGAAGCCACCTCCTGCAGGCCTGACCCTGTGCCACCCTCACCCTCCGAGGAG GAGAAGAGGCTGAGCATTGAGTCTGGCCTGAGTGCAGACTCGCACCTGTCTGCCGGCACAGCCTCCCAGGGCGAGCCTGAGGGCCCGCTGGctgaggaggaggggctgagccAGCAGGAACCCATGCCAGCCACCCAGGAGGAGGTCATGGAGGAGACCTACGAGGAG CCCACCGTGCGCTTCGCGGAGGACACGCTGCTCCTGCCCAGGGAGGATGGCGAGAGTGAGGAGGGCCAGCCAGAGGCGCCCTGGCCCCTGCCAGGGGGCAGACAGAGGCTCATCCGCAAAGACACGCCCCACTACAAGAAGCACTTCAAGATCTCCAAGCTGCCCCAGCCTGAGGCCGTGGtggccctcctgcaggggacacCGCCAGACAGTGAGGGCccggtgggggctgggggctggcacAACGGCCCGCACATGTCCTGGGCTCCGagagcagaggaagaggaggaaggcgaggctgaggaggaagaggacggggcggcggcagcggcggagGAGGAGAAGGCGGCTGCCTCCGCACCCTCTGTCAAG GGGGTGTCGTTTGACCAGGCCAATAACCTGCTGATAGAGCCCGCTCGCATTGAGGAGGAAGAG CTGACGCTCACCATTGTGCGGCAGACTGGGGGCCTGGGCATCAGCATTGCGGGTGGCAAGGGCTCCACACCCTATAAGGGGGATGACGAG GGCATTTTCATTTCCCGGGTGTCTGAGGAGGGCCCTGCAGCTCGGGCTGGGGTCCGAGTAGGTGACAAGCTCCTTGAG GTGAACGGCGTGGCCCTGCAGGACGCGGAGCACCAGCAGGCTGTGGAGGCGCTGCGTGGGGCGGGCGCCACCGTGCACATGCGGCTGTGGCGGGAGCGCATGGTGGAGCCTGAGAACGCGGTGACCGTCACGGCCCTGCGGCCCGAGGACGACTACAGCCCGCGGGAGCGGCGAGGGGGCAGCCTGCGCCTGCCCCTGCTCCCACCCGAGCCCCCCAGGCCCCCCCGCCAGCGCCACGTGGCCTGCCTTGTGCGCAGCGAGAAGGGGCTGGGCTTCAGCATCGCAGGCGGGAAAGGCTCCACGCCCTACCGGGCCGGCGACGGG GGCATCTTCATCTCCCGCATCGCTGAGGGGGGCGCCGCCCACCGGGCAGGCACCCTGCAGGTCGGCGACCGCGTCCTTTCT ATCAACGGGGTGGACATGACCGAGGCCAGGCACGACCATGCCGTCTCCCTGCTGACCGCCGCCTCGCCCACCATCGCCCTGTTGCTGGAGCGGGAGGCTGGGGGGCCCCGAGCCCCGAGCCCTCCGccccactcctccccaccccccactgctgCCCCTGCTGCCCCAGGGGAGCCCGGGCCTCTGAGGCTGTCCCCTGGTTTGCTGGCCGCTGCCCTGGAGGGGCCGTACCCAGTGGAG GAGATCTGTCTGCCCAGAGCAGGGGGCCCCTTGGGGCTCAGCATCGTTGGGGGCTCCGACCACTCCAGCCACCCATTCGGTGTCCAGGAGCCTGGCGTGTTCATTTCTAAG GTGCTCCCGCGGGGCCTGGCTGCACGCAGCGGCCTGCGGGTCGGGGACCGCATCCTGGCAGTGAATGGGCAGGATGTGCGGGAGGCCACGCACCAGGAAGCGGTCAGCGCCCTGCTCCGGCCCTGCCTGGAGCTGGTACTGCTCGTGCGGAGGGACCCGCCGCCCCCGGGCATGCGGGAACTCTGCATCCAGAAGGCCCCCGGGGAGAGGCTGGGCATCAGCATCCGTGGGGGCGCCAAGGGCCACGCCGGAAACCCCTGCGACCCCACCGATGAGGGCATTTTCATCTCCAAG GTGAGCCCCACGGGAGCAGCTGGGCGAGACGGCCGTCTGCGGGTGGGGCTGCGGCTGCTGGAGGTGAACCAGCAGAGCCTGCTGGGCCTGACACACGGCGAGGCCGTGCAACTGCTGCGCAGCGTGGGCGACACCCTGACCGTGCTGGTCTGCGACGGTTTTGACACCAGCACTGCCACCCCCGAG GTGTCCCCAGGCGTCATCGCCAACCCCTTCGCGGCTGGCCTTGGCCGCCGGAACAGCCTGGAAAGCATCTCCTCCATCGACCGGGAGCTGAGCCCTGAGGGCCCCGGCAAG GAGAAGGAGCTGCCCGGACAGATCCCACTGTGGGGCCCGGAGGCCACG GGTCGGAGCCCAGAGAGCCTGAAGCCGGCCTGCCAAGCCCCGGCTGCCACCCCTGGCGCTGGCAGCGTGCAGAGG GTGCTGCCTGGAAGTGGAGAGATGGCTGAGGTCCCCTGCTCCCCTGGCCACCAGCAG CCCCCGTCCCCGCCCTCCCCTGCCGAGCTGCCGGCCAACGTGAAGCAAGCCTATAGGACGTTCGCGGCTGTGCCCGGCCTACACCCGCCTCTGGACACCCCTGCCCAG CCCCCCATGCCCGGGCCCACGGCCTCGCCGGAGCAGCTGTCCTTCCGCGAGCGGCAGAAATACTTCGAGCTGGAGATGCGGGTGCCCCAGGCCGAGGGCCCCCCTAAGCGCGTGTCGCTGGTGGGCGCCGACGACCTGCGGAagatgcaggaggaggagg CCCGCAAGCTACAGCAGAAGAAGGCACAGATGCTGCGCGAGGCAGCGGCCGACACGGTGCGCCCAGAAGCTGATGCTCCTGAGGACGAGGAGCCTGAGGAGGAGCCACCCTGGGCCGGCCAGGGCCCCGCGGCTGAAGG GCTCGGCCCCGCGTCTCCCCCACCGCAGGGAGGCGGTGCCCCAGTGCGGACGGCCAAGGCCGAGCGGCGCCACCAGGAGCGGCTTCGCGTGCAGAGCCCCGAGCTGCCGGCCCCAGAGCGGGCCCTGTCCCCAGCTGAGCGCCGCGCCCTGGAGGCGGAGAAGCGGGCGCTGTGGAGGGCGGCCAG GATGAAGTCCCTGGAGCAGGACGCCCTCCGCGCACAGATGGTCCTCAGCAAGTCCCAGGAGGGCCGAAGCAAGCGGGGGCCCCTGGAGCGCCTGGCCGAGGCCCCCTCGCCCGCACCCACCCCGTCACCCACGCCCTTGGAAG ACCTCGGCCCCCAGACCGGCACCTCCCCAGGACGATTG GCCTTGTCTGGGAGGAAGTTTGACTACAGGGTGTTTGCCGCCCTCCCCTCTTCCAGACCTGTCTATGACATGCAG TCCCCAGATTTCACTGAGGAGCTGAGGTCCTTGGAACCACCTCCAAGCCCAG GTCTGCCAGAGGAGGATGGAGAGGTGGCCATGGTGCTTCTGGGCAGGCCCTCTCCAGGCTCCGCGGGTCCCGAGGAGGTGGCCTTGTGCAGCAGCCGCCGGGCCGTGCGGCCAGGGCGCCGGGGCCTGGGCCCAGTACCCTCCTAG